TGCCTCCTCCTAATATTACAGGGCAATTACATCTTGGTCACGCATTTCAACAAATCATTATGGACGTTTTAGTACGTTATCAAAGAATGGAAGGGAAAAATACTTTATGGCAAACGGGTACAGATCATGCTGGTATCGCTACACAAATTCTGGTAGAAAATAAAATTTATAATGATACAGGAAAAACTAGACATAACTACACACGCGATGATTTAATAAAAAAAATTTGGACATGGCAGAAACAATCTGAAAAATTTATTACTTACCAAATGAAACGATTAGGAAATTCTGTAAATTGGAAACGAAAATGTTTCACTATGGATACAGAAATGTCTTATGCAGTAAAAGAAGCTTTTATTCGTTTATATCAAGATGATTTAATTTATAGAGGAAAAAGACTAGTAAATTGGGATTGCACATTACAAAGTGCAATTTCTGATCTAGAAGTTATAAATAAATCAATAAAAGGATCCATGTGGTATCTATGCTATAAGTTAGATAACTCTACTATTGTTAGAGATCATTCTACCACCGACCCACACCATTTAATCGTCGCAACAACACGTCCAGAAACTATATTAGGAGATGCTGCTGTTGCAATACATCCAGAAGATTCTCGTTATAAAAATTTGATTGGAAAATACGTAATCACACCAATAACTAACAAACGTATTCCTATAATTTTTGATGAACATGTAGATATGTTTAAAGGAACTGGTTGTGTTAAAATAACCCCTGCTCATGATTTCAATGACTATATAATAGGGAAACGGCATAAATTACCCATGATAAAAATTTTTTCACTTAATGGGAAAATTCTTAAACACCCAGAAATATTTGATAGTTATGGGAAACCTAATGATCAATTATGCTACAATATCCCTCAAATATTTCATAATCTTAACAGTTATCATGCACGGAAAAAAATAATTTCCGAATGCACCAAACTTAACTTATTATATGACATAAAACCCTATGATTCAATAATTCCATATAGCGATCGTACTGGAACTATAATTGAACCTATGTTAACTGATCAATGGTACATACGTGCTACAATTTTAGCTCAACAAGCAGTAAATGCAGTTAAATTAGATATAATTAATTTTGTTCCAAAACAATATAAAAATATGTATTTTAGTTGGATGAATAATATACAAGATTGGTGTATTTCTCGGCAAATATGGTGGGGGCACGGAATTCCTGCTTGGTATGATGATGCTCATCATAAAATATATGTAGGACATTGTGAAAAAGATATCAGAATAAAAAATCAATTAGATAATGATATAATATTACGTAAAGATAATGATGTATTAGATACATGGTTTTCTTCAAGTCTATGGACGTTTTCTAGTTTGGGTTGGCCCAAGGATACTAATTTATTAAATGTTTTTCATCCCACTAACATTATAGTAAGTGGATTTGATATCATATTTTTTTGGATTGCACGAATGATTATGTTAACCATGCATTTCATAAAAGATAATAGTGGAGTATCTCAAATTCCATTTAAAACCGCATACATTACTGGTCTTATACGTGACGAGGCCGGTCAAAAAATGTCTAAATCTAAAGGTAACATCATTGATCCAATAGATATAATAGATGGAATTTCTATAGAGAATTTATTAAAAAAACGTACGAAAGACATGCTTCAGCCACAATTGGCAGATCAAATTATAAAATGTACTAAAAAACAATTTCCTAACGGAATTCAATCTCATGGAACTGATGCTTTAAGATTTACTTTGGTAGCGCTAGCATCATCTGGACGAGATATACACTGGGATATGAAACGACTAACAGGTTATCGTAATTTTTGTAATAAATTATGGCATGCTAGTCGATTTGTTATAATACATACTAAAAATAAAGATTGCAGTATATCTTCCGCTACAGAAAAATTGTTTTCCTTAGCAGATCGTTGGATTATTACAAAGTTTAATCAAACAGTGCAGAATTTTCATAAAAATTTAGAAATTTATCGTTTCGATAAAATAGCAAATATTTTGCACGAATTTATTTGGCATCAATTTTGTGATTGGTATATAGAATTAACTAAATCAACACTCTATCACGGGAATACACTGGAACTACGAGGCACGCGCTATACATTAATTACATTACTAGAATCATTATTACGCTTAGCACATCCGATTATTCCTTTTATTACAGAAAAAATTTGGCAAGAAGTTAAAGTAATTACTGGAAATAATGGCAAAACTATTATGTTACAGCCATTTCCAAAATATAATGCATCCATAATTGACAATAAATCTATTATAGATTTTGAATGGATAAAACACACTATCACAGCGATACGTAATACTAGAACAAATATGAATTTCCCTTATAATACACCCTTACAAGTAGCATTTCAGCATACCTCACCAGAGGCTAAAAAGCGAATTTTAAATAATTATAATATTTTATGCAATATTGCTCACTTAAAAAGCATTGATTTCATCTCAAAACATGAAACATATCCATCAAAATCTATTACTATATCTTTAGATTCAACAGAGTTATTAATACGTACACCAAAAGAATTCAATAAAGATATTAAAATAAACCGAATAAATAAAGAATTAGAATCAATAAATCATAAAATTGAAATGATACAAAAAATACTAAATAACAATGATTTCATAAATCATGCACCAAAATCTGTCATAAAAAATAAACAAGAATTATTAAATTATTATACTAAAATTAAACATAAATTACTCGATCAACATGCTACAATAACAAAGCTGTAGTTAACTCTATATAACAAAATATATATCGAAAATAACTTAAAAAAATAAAGTTTTTACCCGTAAATTAAATGTAAAAAATTAAACAGTAAATTTATCTTCATTATTTTAATTAATTATAAATAACCTTCGTACTTTGTTTTCATTAAAACTAATTTAAAAATCTTTAAGAATTTTTTTTAAATTAAATATTGTTTTTATTTACGTATAAATAATCACTTTATATAGATCAATATTCTAGGTAAATATCACATGAATCAATTATATCAACGATCTTTTTTACGGTTAATGGACTTTACCGCAGATGAAATTAAATTTCTACTGCAATTATCAAGTCATTTAAAACATCAAAAAAATACACAAACTGAAATTCAAAAATTAAACAAAAAAAATATTGTACTCATTTTTGAAAATCATTCAACTAGAACAAGATGTGCCTTTGAAGTAGCAGCATTTGATCAGGGCGCACGCGTAACTTGTCTAACTCCAAATATTAGCCAAATTGGACACAAAGAATCCATTAAAGATACTGCTAAGATTTTGGGACGAATATACCATGGTATTCAATATCGTGGTTATAGCCAAGATATAGTTACTATACTTTCAGAATATTCTGGAGTCCCGGTATGGAATGGTCTAACTATGAAATTTCACCCGACACAATTACTTGCCGATCTCATGACCATGCAAGAACAATTACCACATAAAACATTTCATCAAATGAAGCTAGCTTATGTAGGAGATGCAAAAAATAATATCGGCAATTCTTTATTAGAAGCTGCAGCAATAATGGGTTTTAATTTAAGATTAGTATCACCCAAAATATTTTGGCCCACACAAGAATTATTTCAAAATTGCCAAAATATTGCACAACGTAATAATGGAAATATTATTCTTACTGAAGACATTTCCAATGGAGTAAAAGATGTAGATTTTTTATATACCGATGTGTGGGTATCTATGGGAGAAAATGAAAAAATGTGGGAAAAACGTATTTCTTTATTATCTCCATATCAAGTAAACCATCGTATGATTCAAAATACCAATAATCCAAATATAAAATTTTTACACTGCTTACCGGCATTACATGATACCGAAACCACTATTGGCAAAAAAATAGCAAAAAGATATAATTTAAAAAATGGGTTAGAAGTAACAAATGATATATTTGAATCTTCATATAGTATAGTATTTGATCAAGCTGAAAATCGTTTACATACTGTCAAGGCTCTAATTTTAGCAACGTTACTTCCTGATTCTTGTTTTCTTAATCCAATTTATTAATTACAATAATTTATATATGATAATAAATAATACAATTTGTACTGCTTTATTATAGATATAATAGATGAGTATTAAATTTAAATATTTTATTTTTCACAAACTACAATATTAGGATAGATTACATGCAACAACATAATATTATAATTAATACCAAAAATGCTCCTGATCCCCTTGGTCCCTATACACAAGCTATAGAGATAAACAACATAATATTTGTGTCCGGTCAAATTCCCATATGCCCGGACACAAATATTATGTCTGATAATATTTACGACCAAACCCATCAAGCTTTACTAAATATCAAAAATATTATAGAAACCACTGGACTAAAAATAAATAATATTGTTAAAACCACATTATTTATCATTAATATAAATGATTTACCTAAAATAAATACTAGTTATAAAAATTTTTTTAATACATACTCTTTTTCTAAAAACATAACTTTACCAGCACGCTCCTGTGTAGAGGTTTCCAAGTTACCAAAAGATGCCAAAATAGAAATTGAAGCCATCGCAATGCGTGAATTTTTGTAAATTAACCATAATATCCGTATAAAAAATAGAACACACAATAAACAAATAAATAAAATATAATAATATATTATTATATAAATTTTTTCTTTTAATTATATATATCCCTTCTCTATGTCTTTCATATACATATTTACTGTATTATTAAGTTAAATACACAAGAACTATTACGATAATCTTACACACACTGGAATCTTTTTAAGACAGCACACCACCACCACCACATCTTTTTATAGAAAAAGATCTATAAAGATTACATAATAACAAATAATATATATTATTTGTTATTATGTAACATCTCTGATTCATACAAACGTGCCTGTTCTGTATCATACTGATTTTCCCATTTTGCAATTACCAAAACTGCTAAAGCGTTACCTATCACATTAAGCGCTGTACGACCCATGTCTAACACTCGATCAACTCCTGCTATAAACGCTAATCCTTCTAAAGGAATACCTACGCTACCTAGCGTAGCTAATAACACTACAAAAGACACTCCAGGAACACCAGCAATACCTTTAGAGGTGATCATTAAAGTCAATACTAAAATAATTTCCTGACTTAAAGATAATTCAATGCCATAAAGTTGTGCAATAAAAATAGCAGCAATACTTTGATATAAAGTTGATCCATCTAAATTAAAAGAATAACCAGTAGGTATTACAAAACCAGTAATAGTTGATGGCGCTCCATAAGCTTCCATTTTTTCTATAATACGTGGTAATACAGTTTCTGAGCTAGCAGTAGAAAAAGATAAGATAAGTTCTTCTTTTAAAATACAAATTAATTTCCAAATTCTAAGATTACATATACGCGCCACTATACCCAATACTACTAATGCAAAAAAAACAATAGCACCATAAACTAACAACACAAGCTTAGTAAGCGGTAACAAAGAACTAAAGCCAAAAGTTGCAACTGTAACTGAAATCAAAGCAAAAACCCCAATAGGAGCATAACGCATAACTATATGAGTTACTTCAAACATGGTATCCGCTATAGAATTAAAAATATCCAATAATGGATTCTTAGTTTTATCTGGTAATGTAGCTAACCCAAGCCCGAAAATCACCGAGAAAAAAATAACTGGCAACATATCTCCTCTAGCCATAGAATAAATAATATTCGAAGGAATTAACGATAACATAGTATTTACTAAATTTGACTGTATTTCAGATGTGGTTTGCTCATACATAGAAATATCTGTTTTAGACAATACAGACATATCAATTCCATAACCAGGATGAAGCAAATTAGCCAAAGCTACACCAAGTACTATAGCAACTGTTGTAATAACCTCAAAATAAATAATGGTCTTCAATCCAATACTTCCAAGTTTTCTAGCGTCTCCAATACCAGCTATTCCAACCACTAATGTAGCCATTACAATAGGAACTACAATCATTTTTATCATACGAATAAAAATTTCTCCAGCTGGAGATAGGAATGTAGTGATCATCCAATCTTTCAATTCTATTTGATTATGTAATACGATCCCTAAAATAATACCCAAGTTTAAAGCAAAAAAAATTTTCCAAGCAAGGGTAATTTTAAAATTTTTTATCATCATAGTTACCCCTTAATTAAAATGAGTTATTTTTATTATGCATCCAATCAATTTGGAAACAATCACACTAAATTAATTTAGATAATAATTATTTAAAAATACTTGTTAAAATAACAAATATACGCCAAAACTTTTTTTCAATAAAACTCATAAATTATTTTACATAGTAAATTTCTGAATCTCTTTATTCAAAACAACACATATGCATAAATTATTTATTCAAACATATTGCCATGAAAAAATAAAAACTCAACGCAACATCTCTTTATGTGCATTGAGTAATTATATAAACTTAACACCTACAATTACATATTAACTATTTATTGATCTAAATAACCATATATTACAATACAATTATAAGCACCAACACTTTATAATTTCATAAAACATAAGAAATAGTTGACAATCATAAGTCATCCTACAAAAGATCATATTATTTATTGCTTATTAAGTCAACAACTACATGATTAAATATCATTGATATTAGATTTATTGCATTTAATTTAAAACATACTGCACACTAACACATAACATATTTTATACTTATAATATATAAGTTATAATACATATATAAATTAAACACGTTCTATTCTATTAGATTCTAATTCTAGAATATAATAGAATATTACGGTATAAATTATTATAAATTGATGCTTTCTAAATTCTTTAAAAATTTTTCAGTATCAATTATATATAATTTTATATAAAACTCATAAATTAAACTCTATAAAAATAAATTGATATTTAAAATCTATAAAAATTCATAATAACCTAATATTATTCATGTTCCGCTAATAAAGCTTCTAAGAAATCTAAATCACATAATAGTTTCGTTAATGTTTCGTTGCTAATTTTTTGTTGTGCACGTAAATGATAATATTCTCCTCGTTCAGCACGTAATGCATTTAATCTCATTCTCCTCTCTAAGTCTTCAGTTAACATGGCATGTGCATCATTGTTGCCATCTATACGACGACGTAAATTACCTATAACACGCGCGCTTACTTCATTAATCATTTGGCTATCAATATTTTCTTCTTGACTGTGTATTAAACGCTCTTCCAATTTATATAAGCTTTCAATAGCCACTTCTGCTGCTATCGCTCGCGCCATACGCTCTTCTTTTCGTTGTAATAATTTATCAGATACTATAATTCCCCGTAATAACCATGGAAGAACAATTACACCACATAATAAAGAAAACAAAATAACGCCAGTAGCAATGAAAACCAATTGATAACGAAGCGGAAAAACTGAACCATCCCTTAAGAACAGGGGTATTGAAAGTACTCCTGCCAACGTGATAGCGCCTCTCACTCCAGCAAAAGAAGCAATTAAAATTTCTCGTATA
This genomic interval from Candidatus Blochmannia sp. SNP contains the following:
- a CDS encoding valine--tRNA ligase, with product MEKTYNPKNIEEPIYKFWEQGGYFDPHGDTSHKSYCIMMPPPNITGQLHLGHAFQQIIMDVLVRYQRMEGKNTLWQTGTDHAGIATQILVENKIYNDTGKTRHNYTRDDLIKKIWTWQKQSEKFITYQMKRLGNSVNWKRKCFTMDTEMSYAVKEAFIRLYQDDLIYRGKRLVNWDCTLQSAISDLEVINKSIKGSMWYLCYKLDNSTIVRDHSTTDPHHLIVATTRPETILGDAAVAIHPEDSRYKNLIGKYVITPITNKRIPIIFDEHVDMFKGTGCVKITPAHDFNDYIIGKRHKLPMIKIFSLNGKILKHPEIFDSYGKPNDQLCYNIPQIFHNLNSYHARKKIISECTKLNLLYDIKPYDSIIPYSDRTGTIIEPMLTDQWYIRATILAQQAVNAVKLDIINFVPKQYKNMYFSWMNNIQDWCISRQIWWGHGIPAWYDDAHHKIYVGHCEKDIRIKNQLDNDIILRKDNDVLDTWFSSSLWTFSSLGWPKDTNLLNVFHPTNIIVSGFDIIFFWIARMIMLTMHFIKDNSGVSQIPFKTAYITGLIRDEAGQKMSKSKGNIIDPIDIIDGISIENLLKKRTKDMLQPQLADQIIKCTKKQFPNGIQSHGTDALRFTLVALASSGRDIHWDMKRLTGYRNFCNKLWHASRFVIIHTKNKDCSISSATEKLFSLADRWIITKFNQTVQNFHKNLEIYRFDKIANILHEFIWHQFCDWYIELTKSTLYHGNTLELRGTRYTLITLLESLLRLAHPIIPFITEKIWQEVKVITGNNGKTIMLQPFPKYNASIIDNKSIIDFEWIKHTITAIRNTRTNMNFPYNTPLQVAFQHTSPEAKKRILNNYNILCNIAHLKSIDFISKHETYPSKSITISLDSTELLIRTPKEFNKDIKINRINKELESINHKIEMIQKILNNNDFINHAPKSVIKNKQELLNYYTKIKHKLLDQHATITKL
- the argF gene encoding ornithine carbamoyltransferase; this translates as MNQLYQRSFLRLMDFTADEIKFLLQLSSHLKHQKNTQTEIQKLNKKNIVLIFENHSTRTRCAFEVAAFDQGARVTCLTPNISQIGHKESIKDTAKILGRIYHGIQYRGYSQDIVTILSEYSGVPVWNGLTMKFHPTQLLADLMTMQEQLPHKTFHQMKLAYVGDAKNNIGNSLLEAAAIMGFNLRLVSPKIFWPTQELFQNCQNIAQRNNGNIILTEDISNGVKDVDFLYTDVWVSMGENEKMWEKRISLLSPYQVNHRMIQNTNNPNIKFLHCLPALHDTETTIGKKIAKRYNLKNGLEVTNDIFESSYSIVFDQAENRLHTVKALILATLLPDSCFLNPIY
- a CDS encoding Rid family detoxifying hydrolase; this encodes MQQHNIIINTKNAPDPLGPYTQAIEINNIIFVSGQIPICPDTNIMSDNIYDQTHQALLNIKNIIETTGLKINNIVKTTLFIININDLPKINTSYKNFFNTYSFSKNITLPARSCVEVSKLPKDAKIEIEAIAMREFL
- the gltP gene encoding glutamate/aspartate:proton symporter GltP encodes the protein MKNFKITLAWKIFFALNLGIILGIVLHNQIELKDWMITTFLSPAGEIFIRMIKMIVVPIVMATLVVGIAGIGDARKLGSIGLKTIIYFEVITTVAIVLGVALANLLHPGYGIDMSVLSKTDISMYEQTTSEIQSNLVNTMLSLIPSNIIYSMARGDMLPVIFFSVIFGLGLATLPDKTKNPLLDIFNSIADTMFEVTHIVMRYAPIGVFALISVTVATFGFSSLLPLTKLVLLVYGAIVFFALVVLGIVARICNLRIWKLICILKEELILSFSTASSETVLPRIIEKMEAYGAPSTITGFVIPTGYSFNLDGSTLYQSIAAIFIAQLYGIELSLSQEIILVLTLMITSKGIAGVPGVSFVVLLATLGSVGIPLEGLAFIAGVDRVLDMGRTALNVIGNALAVLVIAKWENQYDTEQARLYESEMLHNNK